Proteins encoded by one window of Acidipropionibacterium virtanenii:
- a CDS encoding HAD domain-containing protein: protein MGGINIYLDIDGVLNRYGPVRRGRTGADPVDPDEDEWSAYTSAGGVLMWPPEMMARINRLLAAPEVTPYWLTTWESEAAVFGEQVGLEGSADWTWLPSRGLSADGRWQKFASIRDHVDQTDPIFAVWLDDDLAHESEARRWARRSGRVLAFAPEPMVGLRPSELARIEELVAEALRTGRSPMAGRALRIPGGGRRRTARGD from the coding sequence ATGGGCGGCATCAACATCTATCTCGACATCGACGGGGTGCTCAACCGCTACGGGCCGGTCCGTCGTGGCAGGACGGGCGCAGACCCGGTCGATCCGGACGAGGACGAGTGGTCGGCCTACACGTCGGCGGGGGGTGTGCTCATGTGGCCCCCCGAGATGATGGCACGGATCAACCGGCTGCTCGCTGCGCCGGAGGTCACACCGTACTGGCTGACGACCTGGGAGTCGGAGGCCGCGGTGTTCGGGGAGCAGGTCGGCCTGGAGGGTTCAGCCGATTGGACATGGCTGCCGTCGCGTGGCCTGTCGGCCGACGGCCGGTGGCAGAAGTTCGCGAGCATCCGCGATCATGTCGATCAGACCGATCCGATCTTCGCGGTGTGGCTGGACGACGACCTGGCTCACGAGTCCGAGGCCCGTCGCTGGGCCCGCAGGAGCGGACGGGTCCTCGCCTTCGCTCCCGAACCGATGGTGGGCCTGCGGCCCTCCGAGCTGGCCCGGATCGAGGAACTGGTCGCCGAGGCGCTTCGGACCGGGCGGTCCCCGATGGCGGGGCGTGCGCTCAGGATTCCTGGAGGGGGACGAAGGCGTACTGCCCGTGGTGACTGA
- a CDS encoding protein-L-isoaspartate O-methyltransferase family protein, translating to MGRDADETGAGRIGDVFLAVPRSEFLPKTLRRYADVDAALPLGDGPTCSQPSTVREMLILLDVRPGQRVLDVGSGSGWTTGLLSRLASPGGEVIGVELEPRLVDSSRRALARIPGLGPWRVEIAEPGVLGLPSAGPYDRILVSADARARVPSSLAAQLSDGGLLVVPVDGVMTRVRRSGDHLKVSHHGQYAFVPLQES from the coding sequence ATGGGACGGGATGCGGATGAGACCGGCGCCGGCCGGATCGGCGACGTCTTCCTGGCTGTGCCGAGATCGGAATTCCTGCCGAAGACGCTGCGCCGTTACGCCGACGTGGACGCCGCCCTGCCACTGGGCGACGGGCCCACCTGCTCCCAGCCCTCGACCGTACGAGAGATGCTCATCCTGCTCGACGTCCGCCCGGGCCAGCGGGTCCTCGACGTCGGCTCCGGATCGGGCTGGACGACCGGCCTGCTGTCCCGGTTGGCGTCGCCCGGAGGAGAGGTGATCGGTGTCGAGCTCGAACCGCGCCTGGTCGATTCCTCCCGCAGGGCGCTGGCCCGGATCCCCGGGCTGGGCCCCTGGAGGGTCGAGATCGCCGAGCCCGGCGTCCTCGGTCTGCCGTCGGCCGGTCCCTACGACCGGATTCTCGTCTCGGCCGACGCCCGCGCACGGGTCCCCTCCTCACTGGCCGCCCAACTCTCGGACGGCGGCCTCCTGGTGGTACCGGTGGACGGCGTCATGACCCGTGTGAGGCGATCCGGCGATCACCTGAAGGTCAGTCACCACGGGCAGTACGCCTTCGTCCCCCTCCAGGAATCCTGA
- a CDS encoding CatB-related O-acetyltransferase has product MKNVPDPDRLTPTTRPGLTNVVFLKNEVTSEFIDVGEFSYADSESDPTPFERRCVKYLYGPQKLRIGRFTTIGPGVTILMPGGNHPMIGPSTYPFAMFGGDWADATLDTFLAVDQPGDTVIGNDVWIGRDATIMPGVTIGDGAVVGACSVVTKDVGPYQVVAGNPARPVRARFTDEEIDLLLAVRWWDWPIETITRHAAVIMAGTPQELAERASM; this is encoded by the coding sequence ATGAAGAACGTGCCCGATCCCGACCGGCTCACCCCGACCACCCGGCCCGGTCTCACCAACGTCGTGTTCCTCAAGAACGAGGTCACCTCGGAGTTCATCGACGTCGGCGAGTTCAGCTACGCCGACTCCGAGAGCGATCCCACCCCCTTCGAGCGGCGCTGTGTGAAGTACCTCTATGGGCCGCAGAAGCTGCGCATCGGCAGGTTCACCACCATCGGGCCCGGCGTAACGATCCTCATGCCCGGCGGCAACCACCCGATGATCGGGCCCTCCACCTACCCGTTCGCCATGTTCGGCGGCGACTGGGCCGACGCCACGCTGGACACCTTCCTGGCCGTCGACCAGCCCGGCGACACCGTCATCGGCAACGACGTGTGGATCGGGCGCGACGCCACGATCATGCCCGGGGTCACCATCGGCGATGGTGCGGTGGTGGGCGCGTGCAGCGTCGTGACCAAGGACGTCGGCCCCTACCAGGTGGTGGCGGGCAACCCGGCTCGCCCGGTCCGCGCCAGGTTCACCGATGAGGAGATCGACCTGCTGCTCGCCGTGCGCTGGTGGGACTGGCCCATTGAGACCATCACCCGTCATGCCGCGGTGATCATGGCCGGAACCCCGCAAGAACTGGCCGAGCGGGCGTCCATGTGA
- a CDS encoding DUF3175 domain-containing protein — translation MSDRKKWSQDVTEHSDSLDLEEGVFSWKDPARIAASLMRSAKESTRRKASSPYRSAMSMLTFYMNRAGSGLDDEQRQVLDRAKDELRRLRDES, via the coding sequence ATGAGCGACAGGAAGAAGTGGTCCCAGGACGTCACCGAGCACTCGGACTCCCTGGACCTGGAGGAGGGGGTGTTCAGTTGGAAGGACCCGGCCCGGATCGCGGCGTCGCTGATGCGATCTGCGAAGGAGTCGACCAGGAGAAAGGCGTCATCGCCCTACCGGTCGGCGATGTCGATGCTGACCTTCTACATGAACAGGGCCGGCAGCGGTCTGGACGACGAGCAGCGCCAGGTGCTGGACCGGGCCAAGGACGAACTGCGTCGTCTGCGAGATGAGAGCTGA
- a CDS encoding DJ-1/PfpI family protein, with protein sequence MKDVMTMRTIALYATETMADWEYAYLTTQIARAEEIRPGRFALVLAGDGLAEVSSLGGMPVRPSVDLSDLAGDDSLAALVIPGGDHYDTGHDRLLELIASLLRRGVSVAAICGATFLLARAGLLDRRRHTSNDTAFLQMSGYRGGERYVAEPVVTDDGITTASGVHPVAFTAEVMRLTELYPDDVVAAWERLYTAGEAAAFYELMEATHAWQDA encoded by the coding sequence ATGAAGGATGTGATGACGATGCGCACGATCGCCCTGTACGCGACAGAGACGATGGCGGACTGGGAGTACGCCTATCTCACGACCCAGATCGCCCGGGCGGAGGAGATCCGCCCAGGCCGGTTCGCCCTGGTGCTCGCGGGCGACGGGCTCGCCGAGGTGTCCTCACTCGGGGGGATGCCCGTCCGGCCGTCCGTCGACCTGTCCGACCTCGCCGGCGACGACTCGCTCGCGGCCCTGGTGATCCCCGGAGGAGATCATTACGACACTGGACACGATCGACTGCTCGAACTCATTGCCTCGCTGCTGCGGCGCGGTGTTTCGGTCGCCGCGATCTGCGGTGCGACATTTCTGCTGGCTCGCGCCGGGTTGCTCGACCGGCGCAGGCACACGTCCAACGATACCGCCTTCCTGCAGATGTCCGGCTATCGCGGAGGGGAGCGCTATGTGGCCGAGCCGGTGGTCACCGACGACGGCATCACCACCGCGAGCGGGGTGCATCCTGTCGCCTTCACCGCGGAGGTCATGCGCCTGACGGAGCTGTATCCCGACGACGTCGTCGCAGCCTGGGAACGTCTCTACACGGCCGGTGAGGCAGCCGCGTTCTATGAGCTGATGGAGGCGACCCATGCCTGGCAGGACGCCTGA
- a CDS encoding aminoglycoside phosphotransferase family protein, protein MTFRTPVPDALQQELRAALPDADVTGAVFLDEGISSRAYRVLAGDSSWIVRVPNDYPQPWRWGGGRAFEVPWLRHLASLGLPVPRDALSLDDPASGLPRVLITREIGGRPMAGPPPDTGPIVGELASFLRTVHAVPPSTARRLGLPERSQLDALAQAFQRVAPILPRGDADRVCEMLGRLEALEPAPVAVHGDFRGDHWFVDDACHLIGVIDFGDSALSDPAIDFARFTYQFGSSFRDELIRAYGAGDESLRERAILYEALEPLIELDGADEVEWWDRSEALAALRRGIDVS, encoded by the coding sequence GTGACTTTCCGCACACCGGTCCCCGACGCCCTCCAGCAGGAGCTGCGGGCGGCGCTGCCCGATGCCGACGTGACGGGCGCAGTCTTCCTGGACGAGGGTATTTCCAGTCGTGCGTACCGCGTGCTGGCGGGGGACTCCTCCTGGATCGTCCGCGTACCGAACGACTACCCGCAGCCGTGGCGATGGGGCGGCGGACGTGCCTTCGAGGTGCCCTGGCTGCGCCATCTGGCATCGCTTGGCCTGCCGGTGCCTCGCGACGCCCTCAGTCTCGACGATCCTGCCAGCGGGCTGCCACGGGTGCTCATCACCCGTGAGATCGGGGGCCGGCCGATGGCCGGCCCGCCACCGGACACCGGGCCGATCGTCGGCGAACTAGCGTCATTCCTGAGGACTGTGCATGCCGTTCCGCCGTCGACCGCCCGCCGGCTCGGACTGCCGGAACGATCACAGCTCGATGCGCTCGCCCAGGCCTTTCAGCGCGTCGCCCCGATCCTTCCGCGCGGGGACGCGGACCGGGTGTGCGAGATGCTGGGGCGCCTGGAGGCGCTGGAGCCGGCGCCGGTGGCGGTCCACGGTGACTTCCGGGGCGATCACTGGTTCGTCGACGACGCCTGTCATCTGATCGGAGTGATCGATTTCGGCGACAGCGCGCTGTCGGACCCGGCCATCGACTTCGCCCGCTTCACGTACCAGTTCGGGAGTTCCTTCAGGGATGAACTGATCCGTGCCTATGGCGCCGGCGACGAGTCTCTGCGCGAGAGGGCGATCCTCTACGAGGCGCTCGAACCCCTAATCGAGCTCGACGGGGCCGACGAGGTCGAATGGTGGGACCGCTCAGAGGCGCTGGCGGCTCTGCGGCGGGGCATCGACGTCTCGTAG
- a CDS encoding MarR family winged helix-turn-helix transcriptional regulator: MPGRTPEGDALTGLVLPAFELNGEFLSAAAMISAPHELTPARWQVLGAVLETPLPVAEIARRIGLGLTRQSVQRVANDVVARGWADWKVNPHHRRAKLLVPTQEGRRAVTAMAHEQHAWADRVGGAVGLENLRTLRTLIARVIDVSRQYREGSRRSEDR, encoded by the coding sequence ATGCCTGGCAGGACGCCTGAGGGGGACGCGCTCACCGGCCTTGTGCTGCCGGCCTTCGAGTTGAACGGCGAGTTCCTCTCCGCCGCGGCCATGATCAGCGCGCCGCACGAACTGACGCCCGCCCGGTGGCAGGTGCTCGGTGCTGTCCTGGAGACGCCGTTGCCGGTCGCAGAGATCGCCCGCCGGATCGGTCTGGGGCTGACCAGGCAGAGCGTGCAACGGGTGGCCAACGATGTCGTCGCGCGGGGATGGGCCGACTGGAAGGTCAACCCGCATCACCGGCGCGCGAAGCTCCTGGTCCCCACGCAGGAGGGCCGTCGGGCCGTGACCGCGATGGCCCATGAGCAGCACGCCTGGGCGGATCGCGTCGGGGGCGCCGTCGGTCTGGAGAATCTACGCACCCTGAGAACGCTCATCGCCCGCGTCATCGACGTCTCGCGACAGTACCGCGAAGGGTCCCGCAGGTCGGAGGACCGGTGA